CTGCTGCTTTCCGACCGCATCGTGGTCATGAGCGCCCGCCCAGGCCGCGTGGCCGAGATCATCGATGTGCCGCTGCCCCGGCCGCGCAGCATGGCGACGCTGGCCGATCCAGTGTTCACGCAAATGGCCAACGCCATCCGCGTGCAGGTGTTCAGCCGCCAGCCCGCCTAGGCGTTCATTCAACCCAGGCGCCTGCCGAACCCCCTTGCCTACGCACGCCCACCACGATGTCGACTTCATTTCTTCAGCGCCACGCTTCGCTGCTCGTCTTCCTGGCCGCACTGTGCGTGTGGGAGGCGGCATGCCGCCTGCTTAAGCTGCCGGAATACATCATCCCCGCGCCCAGCGCTATTTTTCAGGCTGCGCAAGAGATGGGCCTGGCGCGCTGGCTCGAGCACCTGCGTGCCACGCTGGAAGTGGCGTTGTTGGGCTACATCGCCGCCATCGCACTCGCACTGCCTTTGGCCGTGGCGATCACACGGTCGCCCTTGCTGTCGCGCATCGTCATGCCGTGGTTGGTGGTGATCCAGTCGACACCCATCGTGGCCATCGCGCCCATCATCGTCGTCTCCCTCGGTGCGGGGCTTTTGCCGCGGGTTGTGATCACCACCTTGATCGCGTTCTTTCCCCTGGTGGTCTCTACCGCCCTCGGGCTGGCTTCGGTACCCGCCGAACTGGTCGAACTCTCACGCTCGCTGCGCGCCACCACGGGTCGGCAGTACTGGCAGATTCGCCTGCCGTTTGCCATTCCCTACATTTTCTCAGCGCTGAAGGTGTCGATCACACTGGCGATCGTGGGGGGGGTGGTTGCCGAATTTGTGGCCGCAGAAAAAGGGCTCGGCTACCTGATTTTGTTTGCCACATCGTCCTTCAAGGTGCCTGTGGCCTTCGCTTCACTGATCCTGCTGGTGCTGTGCAGCCTGGCACTCTATGCCGCCGTTCAGCTTGTCTACAAACGGTTCTTCCCCTGGAGCCAGGTCAGCGCGGCTTGATGCTCATTCACCCCAATTTCCATGGACAAATCACCCGCAACTGCGTTGCCCGACCAGGGCAAAAAGCCGACGCCTGAGCAGATCGAGCGTCATCTGCGCCACGCCCAGCGCGTGGCAGAGCGTGCCATCGGCCTGGGCCACCATCCATTTGGCGCCATTCTGGTCGGCCCGGACCAAGAAACCGTGCTGCTGGAGCAGTGCAATATCGATACGGTCAACCACGCCGAATCGACCCTGGCGCGCGTGGCGGCCACCAACTTCGCGTCGGATTTCCTGTGGGGTTGCACGCTGTACACCACGGTAGAACCCTGCTGCATGTGCGCGGGCACAGCTTACTGGGCCAACATCGGGCGGGTGGTGTTCGGCATGACAGAGCATGCGCTGCTGCAGTGCACAGGCAGCCACGCCGAGAATCCGA
This genomic interval from Ottowia oryzae contains the following:
- a CDS encoding ABC transporter permease, whose translation is MSTSFLQRHASLLVFLAALCVWEAACRLLKLPEYIIPAPSAIFQAAQEMGLARWLEHLRATLEVALLGYIAAIALALPLAVAITRSPLLSRIVMPWLVVIQSTPIVAIAPIIVVSLGAGLLPRVVITTLIAFFPLVVSTALGLASVPAELVELSRSLRATTGRQYWQIRLPFAIPYIFSALKVSITLAIVGGVVAEFVAAEKGLGYLILFATSSFKVPVAFASLILLVLCSLALYAAVQLVYKRFFPWSQVSAA
- a CDS encoding nucleoside deaminase codes for the protein MDKSPATALPDQGKKPTPEQIERHLRHAQRVAERAIGLGHHPFGAILVGPDQETVLLEQCNIDTVNHAESTLARVAATNFASDFLWGCTLYTTVEPCCMCAGTAYWANIGRVVFGMTEHALLQCTGSHAENPTMSVSSRYVFDHCQKPVDLIGPIPAMEAEIAALQQRFWTTR